tctttcctacactgacagtatatatactGTCAGCGTTGGATAAATgacaaatatataatatttgaatttaaaattcaacttttgcatatATGTCGTAGATTCAATaataatagtgtatatactgtcaatatatataagatttacttatAATCAAATAGTGATTTTCTACAAAACTTGGGCACAAAAATGAAGAGAGTAAATACATTACGAAAGTTGATTCTCCCTAGTTTTCTAATTTAATGCTGTATGGTACTCTGATAAGTGTTGGCAGCCCAAATCTGCATTTGGCCGCCCAAATCTGCATTTGGCCCATATGAAGGTTTCTAAAGTCTACTTCTCACTGATCCACCTTCGCGCAACCGCaggaaagtgaaaaaaaaaagccagaAATCTGCAGAATTGTGTTTTGTTACCATATCAGTCCGACGTCGTAACGTGATAATAAAAGCCAGAAATCTGGCTAAAGCCCTGCTGCTCATCATATTCATTTGAGAAATCAGTCGAAATCAGAGCTTAAACCCCGGCCCAAACCTCTGATGGCGATGAAGGCAGCAGCTATCAAGTTGAAGGCCGCCGCGGCGCCTAGCACCGGTTTTAGGGCTCTTCTATTCTCGACGTCAAGATTCCCATTTAATCAACCGTCCCCTGCTCAGAAGCCGCCTCCTGCTGAACCCTCCACCAATCTCTTCGTTTCCGGTAGCTACTCTTTATCTCTTGTCATTTGCCAAATTAACTTTGCTTCTTTACTTATTTAGTTAAGCATTAAAGTATTATTACTGTTTGTTTAATGCCcttattttttccccttttactTTCTCAGAAATGATTAAGCAGAGCTTGTACTTTACAATTTATATACCAGAGCTTCCATTTATATGCGTCATTCATGATTTTCAATATTAATTTTACTAATAATGTTGTTTCTTAGGTTCATGCTCACGGACAAAACTCCTATCTCATGCCGCAGTCAAATGTAAATAATCAAGTTATTAATTGGAGATACTATAGTTAATTAACTGCAGATGAGATCAATCAATCGGCATTCTTCCCttgtttttgtttaattttttctttaactctTTGGAAATTTTATGTGTTGTAGCTGGCTATCCTTTTGATAGTAGGATCAAATGATAGGCAATGTGGATACTTAGGAtgcatttcaggtcaatcgatTTCGTTTTCCGATGATAACCAGAATCCGCTGTTGTGTTTCATCTAATTGTGCTGTGATATGCTGGAGAGTCTGAAATGCATGACAATATTATACACTTCCAGGACTCAGCAAACGTACAACTAATGAGGGTCTCCGAGGTGCCTTTGAGAAGTTTGGAAATGTGGTCGATGGTAAGTTTGGATTTCAGGTTGTTAGACAATTGGTTCTGCGTAATAGCCTCACACAGAGCATGATATATTTCTTTGCCTTTTGCAGCAAAAGTGGTCTGTGATCGAGTGTCTGGATTTTCAAAAGGTTTTGGTTTTGTTAGATATGCAACTTTACAAGAAGCTGAGGCTGGTATTAAGGGCATGGATGGCCAGGTCAGTTGACACAATATAAGcactttttgttttaatttcacAGAGAATTCCTTGTGTTGTAGCCAAAAATATGATCCAACATTCTCTGGTAGAACTggacttttatctttttgtaagCATCCCATTTTGCTTGGATGTGTTTATTAAGTAGAGGAAGAAGCCTTGTCAAGGATGGTTTTGGAAGTGGAGAAAAAGTTACACACGTCTTATGGACtagggatttttttttctttgaaactaTGGATGAATGAATTATGAATCAAAATAAATGGAAAGGGTTCTGTTGGTGATAATATTATCATAGGATCTCTAATTTGGAGATGAGAGAAGCGATTGAAGCAGTAAGAAATTTCCTGAATGTTTTCACTTAGAGCACTTCTTCTATTGTATAAAATGTTTCCTTGTTGAGCAAGTTTACTATGGTATAGCTACAGTTGACATTTTCCTTTATTAGAAATCTTCATTCCTCACCTTGGATCTGATTCTTGGATGTGCTTGCCGTCATAGGTGATAATTGATTAGGGTAGGAAAAATTAATTAGAAACACATTGAATCTCCTAAACAGTGTGAACTGTTATTTCATTTGTTTCTCTTGGGTTTTTACTTGTGTTTGCTACTTCAAGTGGTGTCTAGATTTGCTATGTTGATGGTCTGGCCAAGTGGTGGCCCTGGTGCTgcaaaatgcaaagaaaattagtaagaagagaAAGTAGCAATCAAGTGAAAGAGTGGGAATGGTTGTTGAAAGTGATGGTAGTGACGTTTAGGATACGGTTTTCTTCAAGAAGTTCTAGATAATTCTACTATTCACGTAACATCAATAATTCAACAATTTAAGTAACAGGAATAAGACACTTTCCCAGAACAAAGCACAAGAGCACTTCTAAGATGCTGCTATTGCTGTTAGAGTGTACATTGAACAAAATGCCTTAAGCTACCCTTGTTGAAAAGGAATAGCAAGCTGGAGTCTAAAGCAGGACACAAGAGGGGAAAAAAGGTAACCGAAAAAAGGATGGAGTTCAATACTGAACTTTTTCTATTAAGGTTGTTATTTCAAGAATTCGCTTGGCAGACAGAGCATGCAGTTAGTTAAGGCTCTTTTTGTTCTCAGTCCAAAGTCAATTAGGCTTCTAGTTGAATGACAAATATTTTCCTG
The DNA window shown above is from Coffea arabica cultivar ET-39 chromosome 5e, Coffea Arabica ET-39 HiFi, whole genome shotgun sequence and carries:
- the LOC113688984 gene encoding organelle RRM domain-containing protein 2, mitochondrial isoform X3 — its product is MAMKAAAIKLKAAAAPSTGFRALLFSTSRFPFNQPSPAQKPPPAEPSTNLFVSGLSKRTTNEGLRGAFEKFGNVVDAKVVCDRVSGFSKGFGFVRYATLQEAEAGIKGMDGQFLDGWVIFAEYARPRNPSPPTQNGPSNGFSSTNFR